A single genomic interval of Thermus antranikianii DSM 12462 harbors:
- a CDS encoding phosphodiester glycosidase family protein — protein sequence MRLLALLLFLPCSLAQTLLPASTFGLSFREEASAWIYEGEGVRFVYVPGVGWAEPLDPTLPPPDGERIPLEALKALGYFRTPEAGVRHGTQGRALRLVLDLPGPEPAPKPPSEGQAPGSLSLLLPYLAPGMTQVPWPKGMEARVRLLPGGTELSLSFPGKLLRYRLFPLKDPARLVLDLYALEAEVEEPLAPGIRYRETWAFTPEPLRLYLVEAEKGRLVPVGKPGVRALPKDLAPHALAVLNGGYFDPKTATPIGLWVQDGVTVSYPSGRTALLWDGFSFFLGVPRFEAMVQGPSGERVRVGINTSRARYTAHTVPGPVGKPGEEVALVMGSRVQAILPAPQELPPGTWALTFPKGAPPFPLKPGDTLSLYGRLDPPFRYALEAGPLLVQEGQYAFDPSRENFRDLRPLQAITPQAAVAWTREGKLWLLVSEPTTPGVLARALLTLGAWNALRMDGGGSAQLWVKGRLRNPYQGSPRPVVSALALYAP from the coding sequence ATGAGGCTCCTAGCCCTCCTCCTTTTCCTCCCCTGCTCCCTGGCCCAGACCCTGCTTCCCGCCAGCACCTTCGGCCTTTCCTTTCGGGAGGAGGCTTCGGCCTGGATTTACGAGGGGGAGGGGGTGCGCTTCGTCTACGTGCCGGGGGTGGGCTGGGCGGAGCCTTTGGACCCCACTCTTCCCCCACCCGATGGCGAAAGAATTCCCCTCGAGGCCCTGAAAGCCCTGGGCTACTTCCGCACCCCGGAGGCCGGGGTACGCCACGGCACCCAAGGACGGGCTCTCCGCTTGGTGCTGGACCTCCCCGGGCCCGAACCTGCACCCAAGCCCCCCTCGGAGGGCCAGGCTCCAGGAAGCCTTTCCCTCCTTCTCCCCTACCTGGCCCCGGGTATGACCCAGGTTCCCTGGCCCAAGGGCATGGAGGCCCGGGTGCGCCTCTTGCCAGGGGGCACAGAGCTCAGCCTGAGCTTCCCGGGAAAGCTTCTTCGCTACCGCCTCTTTCCCCTGAAGGACCCCGCGCGCCTGGTCCTGGATCTCTATGCCCTCGAGGCCGAGGTGGAGGAACCCCTGGCCCCAGGGATCCGCTACCGGGAAACCTGGGCCTTTACCCCAGAGCCCCTAAGGCTTTACCTGGTGGAGGCGGAGAAGGGCAGGCTGGTTCCTGTGGGCAAGCCCGGAGTCCGGGCCCTACCCAAGGACCTTGCCCCACACGCCCTGGCGGTGCTGAACGGGGGGTACTTTGACCCCAAAACCGCCACCCCCATCGGCCTCTGGGTCCAGGACGGGGTTACGGTTTCCTATCCCAGCGGCCGCACGGCTCTCTTATGGGATGGATTCAGCTTCTTCCTAGGGGTTCCCCGGTTTGAGGCAATGGTCCAGGGTCCTTCCGGAGAGCGGGTGCGGGTGGGCATCAACACCTCCCGGGCCCGCTACACCGCCCACACGGTCCCGGGACCCGTGGGCAAGCCTGGGGAGGAGGTGGCCTTGGTGATGGGGAGCCGGGTGCAGGCCATCCTCCCCGCTCCCCAGGAACTCCCTCCTGGGACCTGGGCCCTTACCTTTCCTAAAGGAGCCCCTCCCTTTCCCTTAAAGCCCGGGGACACCCTAAGCCTCTACGGGCGCCTGGACCCCCCTTTCCGCTACGCCCTGGAAGCAGGCCCCCTCTTGGTCCAGGAAGGCCAGTACGCCTTTGACCCCAGCCGGGAGAACTTCCGCGACCTAAGGCCCCTCCAGGCCATAACCCCCCAGGCGGCCGTGGCCTGGACCCGGGAGGGAAAGCTTTGGCTTTTGGTTTCCGAGCCCACCACCCCGGGGGTCCTGGCCCGGGCCCTCCTCACCTTGGGGGCGTGGAACGCCCTAAGGATGGACGGGGGTGGATCCGCCCAGCTCTGGGTCAAGGGGAGGCTACGGAACCCTTACCAGGGCTCTCCCAGACCTGTGGTTAGCGCCTTGGCCCTCTACGCCCCCTGA
- the pyk gene encoding pyruvate kinase — MRPFKRTKIVATLGPASDSKEAIRAMAEAGADVFRLNFSHGTHEEHRKRVAWVREVEKELGKTLAILQDLQGPKIRIGRFKGGRVELKVGQPFILTRAPVEGDETRVSITYKGLPEDVAPGQLLLLDDGRLRLRVERVQGDEIHTVVEVGGVLSDTKGINVPGSDLSIPSLSEKDIQDLALGAELGVDWVAVSFVRSRDDLLLARHYLARHGSRARLMAKIEKPSAVHRFEEILEEADGIMVARGDLGVEMPLEEVPIVQKRLILRAIAAGKPVVTATQMLESMVQNPSPTRAEASDVANAIFDGTDAVMLSAETAAGAYPVEAVATMARIARVVESSPEFLQKLNVLRPAPTPTTQDAIAQAADDIVEAVEAKAIVVFTATGSSARRIARTRPRVPVLALTPNPEVERQLALVWGVLPHLAPDPQDTDDMVRIALEKVKACGLAQVGERVVIAAGVPFGVRGTTNLIRVERVS; from the coding sequence ATGAGGCCTTTTAAGCGCACCAAGATCGTGGCCACCCTGGGGCCCGCTTCGGACTCTAAGGAGGCCATCCGGGCCATGGCAGAGGCAGGGGCGGATGTCTTTCGCCTGAACTTTAGCCACGGCACCCACGAGGAGCACCGGAAACGGGTGGCCTGGGTGCGGGAGGTGGAGAAGGAGCTGGGCAAGACCCTGGCCATCCTTCAGGACCTCCAGGGCCCCAAGATCCGCATCGGTCGCTTCAAGGGGGGGCGGGTAGAGCTCAAGGTGGGCCAGCCCTTCATCCTCACCCGGGCTCCCGTGGAGGGGGACGAGACCCGGGTTTCCATCACCTACAAGGGTCTTCCTGAGGATGTGGCTCCTGGGCAGCTGCTCCTTTTGGACGATGGCCGCCTGCGCCTTCGGGTGGAGAGGGTCCAGGGGGATGAGATCCACACCGTGGTAGAGGTGGGAGGGGTTCTTTCCGACACCAAGGGGATCAACGTCCCGGGCTCGGATCTTTCCATCCCTTCCCTTTCGGAAAAGGACATTCAGGACCTGGCCCTGGGAGCGGAGCTCGGGGTGGACTGGGTGGCAGTGTCCTTCGTGCGCAGCCGGGATGACCTGCTCTTGGCCCGGCACTACTTGGCCCGGCATGGTTCCCGGGCCCGGCTCATGGCCAAGATAGAAAAGCCCTCCGCCGTCCACCGTTTTGAGGAGATCCTCGAGGAGGCCGACGGAATCATGGTGGCCCGCGGGGACCTAGGGGTGGAGATGCCCCTGGAGGAGGTTCCCATCGTGCAAAAGCGCCTTATCCTCAGGGCCATAGCTGCTGGCAAGCCAGTGGTCACTGCCACCCAGATGCTGGAGTCCATGGTGCAGAACCCCAGCCCCACCCGGGCGGAGGCCTCGGATGTGGCCAACGCCATCTTCGACGGCACGGACGCCGTGATGCTCTCCGCGGAAACCGCCGCCGGGGCCTACCCGGTGGAGGCGGTGGCCACCATGGCCAGGATCGCCCGGGTGGTGGAGTCCTCCCCCGAGTTCTTGCAAAAGCTCAACGTCCTCCGCCCGGCCCCTACCCCCACCACCCAGGACGCCATCGCCCAGGCGGCAGACGACATTGTGGAGGCGGTGGAAGCCAAGGCCATCGTGGTCTTCACCGCCACGGGAAGCTCCGCCAGGCGCATTGCCCGCACGCGGCCCAGGGTGCCTGTCCTGGCCCTCACCCCGAACCCCGAGGTGGAGCGGCAGCTGGCCTTGGTCTGGGGTGTTCTGCCCCATCTGGCCCCCGATCCTCAGGACACCGACGACATGGTGCGCATCGCCCTGGAGAAGGTGAAGGCTTGTGGGCTAGCCCAGGTGGGGGAGAGGGTGGTGATCGCCGCCGGTGTGCCCTTTGGGGTGCGGGGGACCACCAACCTCATCCGGGTGGAGCGGGTGAGCTAG
- a CDS encoding PP2C family protein-serine/threonine phosphatase gives MSGLAFALETHPGLKRPKNEDAVGHALTPWGGVFVVADGMGGHRTGEVAARLAVEMILENLRTVDPSPRALLQAFEKANERIYQEAQRPENRGMGTTATCLLLDLPYALIAHVGDSRAYLLRKGELTLLTEDHSWVAERVRQGLLSPEEAKIHRWRNVITNALGSFPQARVDLLGLKLEPGDVFLLCSDGLSGVLEDRTLGEVLKSFPPEEAARRLVALANEWGGPDNVSAIVVRVPEELPQGTRPYALPLEAAGGAPVRLKLGEEPKELPTQVLEPERPRVRLTWRDALLVLLWVVVVAYILLGYFKRP, from the coding sequence GTGTCCGGCCTGGCCTTTGCCCTGGAAACCCACCCCGGCCTCAAGCGGCCCAAAAATGAGGACGCCGTGGGCCATGCCCTGACCCCGTGGGGAGGGGTTTTCGTGGTGGCGGATGGGATGGGGGGGCATCGCACAGGAGAGGTGGCGGCCAGGCTGGCCGTGGAGATGATCCTGGAGAACCTGCGCACTGTGGACCCAAGCCCCAGGGCCCTGCTTCAAGCCTTTGAAAAGGCCAACGAGCGCATTTACCAGGAGGCGCAACGCCCCGAGAACCGGGGTATGGGCACCACCGCCACCTGCCTCCTTTTGGATCTGCCCTATGCCTTGATCGCCCATGTGGGGGACTCCAGGGCCTACCTCCTCAGGAAAGGGGAGCTTACCCTCCTCACCGAGGATCACTCCTGGGTGGCGGAAAGGGTGCGCCAGGGCCTTTTGAGCCCCGAGGAGGCCAAGATTCACCGCTGGCGCAACGTGATCACCAACGCTTTGGGCTCCTTTCCCCAGGCCCGGGTGGACCTCTTGGGGCTCAAGTTGGAGCCCGGTGACGTATTTTTGCTGTGCAGTGATGGCCTTTCCGGGGTGTTGGAGGACCGCACCCTGGGGGAAGTTCTGAAGAGCTTTCCCCCGGAGGAGGCGGCCAGGCGCCTGGTGGCCTTGGCCAACGAGTGGGGAGGGCCCGATAACGTGAGCGCCATCGTGGTGCGGGTGCCCGAGGAGCTCCCCCAGGGTACCCGTCCCTATGCCCTGCCCCTCGAGGCGGCTGGGGGAGCCCCGGTGCGCCTAAAGCTGGGGGAAGAGCCCAAGGAACTGCCCACTCAGGTCCTGGAACCTGAGCGCCCCAGGGTTCGCTTGACCTGGCGGGATGCCCTTTTGGTGCTCCTTTGGGTGGTGGTGGTGGCCTACATCCTGCTGGGCTACTTCAAAAGACCCTAG
- the dnaN gene encoding DNA polymerase III subunit beta produces MKVRVPKTLLTEHVALLERVIPTRSSNPLFTYLGLSLLPDALVLFGTNGEVDLEVRLELPTEGEGRFLVPAQPFFQLVRSLPGDQVELDFGAELSLSSGSFSTRLSLAPDEGYPELFFPSPEGPAEPYSLQTLLPVEELLKALSHVRYAASNEEYRAIFRGVQLEFSERGLRSVASDGYRLALYGLPKPQPFVKKVVVPARSVDEMVRVLKGIGEGEVALALGPGVLGLATNGSQGAGTAGKGQLRMAIRLMEGEFPDYERVIPKEFPLKAAFEVEAFREALRRVSVLSDRQNHRVDLLFEEGRVLLSAEGDYGKGQEEVPVHLEGTPLTVAYNARYLLEALSPLSGQAVLLLSGSTSPSLVRPAEASPTEGYQAVVVPLRV; encoded by the coding sequence GTGAAGGTGAGAGTTCCAAAAACCCTGCTTACCGAGCATGTGGCCTTGTTGGAGCGGGTCATCCCCACGCGAAGCTCCAATCCCCTTTTCACTTATTTGGGCCTGTCCCTTTTACCGGATGCCCTAGTTTTGTTCGGAACCAACGGCGAGGTGGACCTGGAAGTACGCCTGGAACTTCCCACGGAGGGAGAAGGGCGTTTTCTGGTTCCCGCCCAGCCTTTTTTCCAGCTGGTGCGTAGCCTTCCTGGGGATCAGGTAGAACTGGACTTCGGTGCAGAGCTTTCCCTTTCTTCAGGTTCCTTCAGTACCCGGCTGAGCCTTGCCCCTGATGAGGGTTATCCGGAGTTATTCTTCCCCAGCCCAGAAGGTCCCGCGGAGCCCTATTCCCTCCAGACCCTTCTGCCCGTGGAGGAGCTTCTAAAAGCGCTTTCCCATGTGCGCTACGCGGCCAGCAACGAGGAGTACCGGGCGATCTTTCGGGGCGTCCAGCTGGAGTTTTCCGAAAGGGGACTGCGCTCCGTGGCCTCCGACGGGTACCGTCTGGCCCTTTACGGACTTCCCAAGCCCCAGCCCTTTGTCAAGAAGGTGGTGGTGCCCGCCCGGAGTGTGGATGAGATGGTAAGGGTTCTGAAGGGCATAGGCGAAGGGGAAGTGGCCCTGGCCCTGGGCCCCGGGGTTTTGGGCCTGGCCACCAACGGTTCGCAGGGCGCTGGCACCGCCGGTAAGGGACAACTGCGCATGGCCATTCGGCTTATGGAAGGGGAGTTCCCAGACTATGAGCGGGTGATCCCCAAGGAGTTTCCCCTAAAGGCGGCCTTCGAGGTGGAGGCCTTCCGCGAGGCCCTACGTCGGGTGAGCGTGCTTTCGGACCGCCAGAACCATCGCGTGGACCTCCTCTTTGAGGAGGGGCGGGTGTTGCTCTCCGCTGAGGGGGATTACGGCAAGGGCCAGGAAGAGGTTCCCGTACACCTCGAGGGCACGCCTCTAACGGTGGCCTACAACGCCCGCTATCTTTTGGAGGCCCTTTCCCCCCTTTCTGGCCAGGCGGTGTTGTTGTTGTCCGGATCCACCAGCCCTAGCCTGGTGCGCCCAGCGGAGGCTTCCCCTACAGAGGGGTACCAGGCAGTGGTGGTGCCCCTGCGGGTGTAA
- a CDS encoding NYN domain-containing protein, translated as MERVAIFIDGSNLYKGLVQHLGPDYRLNFVEFISLLTAGRRLLRAYYYNAPLPPEDPAAKAHQSFLNYLKRVPYVAVRLGRLERRADGFVEKGVDIQIAIDILRLAYADAYDVAVLVSGDGDFAEVVKVVQDMGKQVENTTFHALSSHRLAQQADRFYPLDDFPWERLRAQSLPQAPESGE; from the coding sequence ATGGAAAGGGTAGCGATATTCATTGACGGCTCCAACCTGTACAAGGGGTTGGTGCAGCACCTGGGGCCGGATTATCGGCTTAACTTCGTGGAGTTTATCAGCCTTCTCACCGCCGGGCGCAGGCTTTTGCGCGCCTACTACTACAACGCCCCCCTTCCTCCGGAAGACCCCGCCGCCAAGGCCCACCAGAGCTTTCTCAACTACCTGAAGCGGGTACCCTATGTGGCCGTGCGCCTGGGAAGGCTGGAAAGGCGGGCGGATGGCTTCGTGGAAAAGGGGGTGGACATCCAGATCGCCATAGACATCCTGCGCCTGGCCTATGCCGACGCCTATGACGTGGCGGTGCTGGTCTCCGGGGATGGGGACTTCGCCGAGGTGGTCAAGGTGGTCCAGGACATGGGCAAGCAGGTGGAGAACACCACCTTCCACGCCCTTTCCTCCCACCGCCTGGCCCAACAAGCGGACCGCTTTTATCCCCTGGACGACTTCCCCTGGGAGCGCCTCCGGGCGCAGAGCCTGCCCCAGGCCCCCGAAAGCGGCGAGTAA
- the ndk gene encoding nucleoside-diphosphate kinase: MERTFVMVKPDGVRRGLVGEILARFERKGFRIVGLKLLQITQELAERHYAEHREKPFFPSLVRFITSGPVVAMVLEGPNVVAEVRKMMGATHPKDALPGTIRGDFATTIDENVIHGSASPEDASREIALFFRPEELL, translated from the coding sequence ATGGAGCGTACCTTTGTCATGGTGAAACCTGACGGCGTGCGAAGGGGTTTGGTGGGGGAGATCCTTGCCCGTTTTGAGCGGAAGGGTTTTCGTATCGTGGGGCTTAAGCTTTTACAGATCACCCAGGAGCTTGCGGAAAGGCATTACGCCGAGCACCGGGAGAAACCCTTCTTCCCCAGCCTGGTGCGTTTCATCACCTCGGGTCCGGTGGTGGCCATGGTGCTGGAGGGGCCAAACGTGGTGGCCGAGGTGCGGAAGATGATGGGGGCCACCCACCCCAAGGATGCCCTTCCCGGCACCATCCGGGGGGATTTCGCCACCACCATCGACGAGAACGTGATCCACGGCTCGGCGAGCCCCGAGGATGCCAGCCGGGAGATCGCCCTTTTCTTTCGCCCCGAAGAACTCCTCTAG
- the folP gene encoding dihydropteroate synthase, which yields MLWLRDRTLDLSRPRIMGILNLTPDSFSDGGLYLDPERALERAKTLVAEGADLLDLGAESTRPGAEPVSVEEEKKRLLPALEAILELGVPVSVDTRKPEVAAEALKLGAHLINDVTGLRDERMVALCARYGVAAVVMHMPVPDPQTMMAHARYGDVVAEVKAFLKAQAERALKAGVPQVVLDPGFGFGKLLEHNLTLLKRLEEIVALGHPVLVGLSRKRSIGELTGVEEPAKRVLGSVAAHLFAVMKGARILRVHDVAAHREALAVWNALWG from the coding sequence GTGCTCTGGCTTCGCGACCGCACCCTGGACCTCTCCCGCCCCCGGATCATGGGAATCCTCAACCTCACCCCCGATTCCTTTTCCGATGGCGGCCTCTACCTGGACCCGGAAAGGGCCCTGGAAAGGGCCAAGACCCTGGTGGCCGAGGGCGCGGATCTTCTGGACCTGGGGGCTGAATCCACCCGCCCCGGGGCGGAGCCCGTGTCCGTGGAGGAGGAGAAGAAAAGGCTTCTCCCTGCCCTCGAGGCCATCCTGGAACTGGGGGTGCCGGTGAGCGTGGACACCCGCAAGCCCGAGGTAGCGGCGGAAGCCCTGAAGCTGGGAGCGCACCTCATCAACGACGTGACGGGCCTTCGGGACGAGCGCATGGTGGCCCTCTGCGCCCGGTATGGGGTGGCGGCGGTGGTCATGCACATGCCCGTGCCGGATCCCCAGACCATGATGGCCCACGCCCGCTACGGGGACGTGGTGGCCGAGGTGAAGGCCTTCCTCAAGGCCCAGGCGGAAAGAGCCCTGAAGGCTGGGGTGCCCCAGGTGGTCCTGGACCCGGGATTCGGCTTCGGAAAACTTCTGGAACACAACCTGACCCTCCTCAAACGCCTAGAAGAGATCGTGGCCCTGGGCCACCCCGTCTTGGTGGGGCTTTCCCGGAAGCGCTCCATCGGGGAGCTCACGGGGGTGGAGGAACCGGCAAAAAGGGTCCTTGGCTCCGTGGCCGCCCACCTTTTCGCCGTCATGAAGGGGGCCAGGATCCTTCGCGTCCACGACGTGGCCGCCCACCGGGAGGCCCTTGCGGTGTGGAACGCCCTTTGGGGATAG
- a CDS encoding universal stress protein: MRLLAAVDLGEGLESVVESARFLQEGLGIPAELIHVVPTPYFEALGRRFPHLRPGLEETLRRVEKEVQKTLADTGLRARVLRGFPAQVVAGEALRSRLVLLGQRGTDGLEVLAWGGLARYLLHRGEVPVLLLPRALRGVRRIAVGLDDSPASLSAFRVAEAWGRALGAEVFGLHLVSGQGGCCFPTYLDPETLGLADVLAQAKAHLESLLKATGVVEVSKGEEELDLLRLAKVREADLLVLGSKAKSTWRHRLGRMVEVLSHRSSLPLLVVPEATVW; the protein is encoded by the coding sequence ATGCGCCTGTTGGCTGCGGTGGACCTGGGGGAGGGCTTGGAGTCGGTGGTGGAAAGCGCCCGCTTCCTTCAGGAGGGGCTTGGCATCCCGGCGGAGCTTATCCACGTGGTGCCCACCCCGTACTTTGAGGCCCTTGGCCGCCGCTTTCCCCATCTTAGGCCGGGGCTGGAGGAAACCCTTAGGCGGGTGGAGAAGGAGGTGCAAAAAACCCTGGCGGATACCGGGCTCAGGGCCCGGGTGCTCCGGGGTTTCCCTGCCCAGGTGGTGGCTGGGGAGGCCTTGCGAAGCCGCCTGGTCCTTTTGGGACAGCGGGGCACGGATGGCCTCGAGGTCCTGGCCTGGGGTGGGCTCGCCCGCTATCTCCTGCACCGAGGGGAGGTTCCGGTTTTGCTGCTCCCCAGGGCCCTCAGGGGGGTGCGCCGCATCGCCGTGGGGCTGGACGATAGCCCGGCAAGCCTGAGCGCCTTCCGGGTGGCGGAGGCTTGGGGAAGGGCCTTGGGGGCTGAGGTCTTCGGCCTGCACCTGGTGAGCGGGCAAGGAGGGTGTTGCTTCCCCACCTACTTGGATCCTGAAACCTTGGGGCTAGCGGATGTTCTAGCCCAGGCCAAAGCCCATCTGGAAAGCCTCCTCAAGGCCACCGGGGTGGTGGAGGTGTCCAAGGGGGAGGAGGAGCTGGACCTTTTGCGCTTGGCCAAGGTCCGGGAGGCGGACCTCCTGGTCCTGGGTTCCAAGGCCAAGAGCACCTGGCGCCACCGGCTTGGGCGCATGGTGGAGGTGCTTTCCCACCGGAGCTCCCTGCCCCTCCTGGTGGTTCCCGAGGCCACGGTCTGGTAA
- the folB gene encoding dihydroneopterin aldolase: MGEIALLGLEFYGRHGVRPEEGRLGARFVVDLWLKVPFEGKGDRLEETVDYAAVYALVEEVVRHRRFYLIEALADHLAEALLQAFPRLEGVRVRVHKPHAPIPGVFRDVYAETEKTRS, from the coding sequence ATGGGGGAGATCGCCCTTTTGGGTCTGGAGTTCTACGGCCGCCATGGGGTAAGGCCCGAGGAAGGCCGGCTTGGAGCCCGGTTTGTGGTGGACCTCTGGCTTAAGGTGCCCTTTGAGGGCAAGGGGGACAGGCTGGAGGAAACCGTGGACTACGCCGCCGTCTACGCCCTGGTGGAGGAGGTGGTGCGCCACCGCCGCTTCTACTTGATCGAGGCCCTGGCCGACCACCTGGCGGAGGCCCTCCTGCAAGCTTTCCCTCGCCTCGAGGGGGTGCGGGTGCGGGTGCACAAGCCCCACGCCCCCATCCCAGGAGTCTTTCGCGACGTGTACGCGGAAACCGAAAAAACGCGCTCCTAG
- the eno gene encoding phosphopyruvate hydratase gives MTTIVNVKAREVLDSRGFPTVEAEVELEGGARGRAMVPSGASTGTHEALELRDGDRRYLGKGVRRAVANILERIAPELIGRDALDQEGVDRAMLELDGTPNKSNLGANAILAVSLATARAAAEALGLPLYRYLGGIQASVLPVPLMNVINGGKHADNRVDFQEFMLVPAGVESFSEALRVGAEVFHALRGVLKEKGYSTNVGDEGGFAPDLRSNEEAIELLLLAIERAGYTPGKEVSLALDPAASELYRNGRYHLEGEGRVLSSEEMVEFWATWVERYPIRSIEDGLAEDDWEGWRLLTERLGGKVQLVGDDLFVTNPDRLRQGIELGVANAILVKVNQIGTLSETLEAIRLAQRSGYRAVISHRSGETEDSFIADLAVAVNAGQIKTGSLSRSDRLSKYNQLLRIEEELGRAARFLGYEAF, from the coding sequence ATGACCACGATTGTGAACGTGAAAGCCAGGGAGGTTTTAGACTCTAGGGGCTTTCCCACGGTAGAGGCCGAGGTGGAACTGGAAGGAGGTGCGAGGGGAAGGGCCATGGTGCCCTCTGGAGCTTCCACGGGCACTCATGAGGCCTTGGAGCTACGGGATGGGGACAGGCGCTACCTGGGGAAAGGGGTGCGCCGAGCAGTGGCCAACATCCTGGAACGCATCGCCCCGGAGCTTATCGGCCGGGATGCCCTGGACCAGGAGGGGGTGGATCGGGCCATGTTGGAGCTGGACGGCACCCCCAACAAGTCCAACCTGGGGGCCAATGCCATCCTGGCAGTCTCCCTGGCCACGGCTCGAGCGGCGGCCGAGGCCTTGGGTCTGCCTTTATACCGGTATTTGGGTGGGATCCAAGCCAGCGTCCTGCCCGTTCCCCTTATGAATGTGATTAACGGCGGAAAACACGCCGACAACCGGGTGGATTTCCAGGAGTTCATGCTGGTTCCCGCAGGGGTGGAAAGCTTTTCCGAGGCCTTGCGGGTGGGGGCCGAGGTGTTTCACGCTCTGAGGGGAGTGCTGAAGGAGAAGGGGTACAGCACCAACGTGGGGGACGAGGGGGGGTTCGCCCCGGACCTCAGGAGCAACGAGGAGGCCATAGAGCTTCTTCTTTTGGCCATCGAGCGGGCGGGGTACACCCCGGGGAAGGAGGTTTCCTTAGCCTTGGATCCTGCGGCCAGCGAGCTTTATCGGAATGGTAGGTACCATCTAGAGGGGGAAGGGCGGGTCCTCTCCTCGGAGGAAATGGTGGAGTTCTGGGCCACGTGGGTGGAGAGGTACCCCATCCGCTCCATTGAGGATGGCTTAGCCGAGGACGACTGGGAGGGCTGGCGGCTTCTCACCGAGCGCCTGGGTGGCAAGGTCCAGCTGGTGGGGGATGATCTTTTCGTCACCAACCCGGACAGGCTTCGCCAAGGGATCGAGCTGGGTGTGGCCAACGCCATCCTGGTGAAGGTGAACCAGATCGGCACCCTTTCCGAAACCCTCGAGGCCATCCGCTTGGCCCAGCGCTCCGGTTACCGGGCGGTGATCAGCCATCGCTCCGGGGAAACCGAGGACAGCTTCATCGCCGATCTTGCGGTGGCGGTGAACGCCGGTCAGATCAAAACGGGTTCCCTCTCCCGTTCGGATCGCCTTTCCAAGTACAACCAGCTCCTGCGCATTGAGGAGGAGCTGGGGCGTGCGGCGCGCTTTCTAGGATATGAGGCCTTTTAA
- a CDS encoding RtcB family protein — protein METVPHRGRVYDLSMAHEGHNFVAEGFVVSNCGVRLLASALTLEDLLPRQRELADTLYRLIPSGVGSERKDVRFSKKELKEILKEGAGWLIRRGFGYPEDLHFIESEGRLPWANPDKVSERAFERGAPQIGTLGSGNHFLEVQYVDQIYDEEAAEAFGLFPNQITVLIHTGSRGLGHQVCQDYVERFLKVAPRYGIELVDKQLAAAPIQSPEGQDYLQAMAAAANFAFANRQLIAHFVREAFEAVGFPPREHGLRVLYDLAHNNAKFEEHGGKRVLVHRKGATRAFGPGNSEIPLEYRHVGQPVLVPGDMGRYSYVLSGTEKAMAVSFGSSCHGAGRKMSRHQAKRVARERNLIKELAERGILVRAATKATVDEEMPEAYKDVSVVVEAVQGAGIGKKVARLRPLIVVKG, from the coding sequence ATGGAAACCGTTCCCCACAGGGGAAGGGTTTACGACCTCTCCATGGCTCATGAGGGACACAACTTTGTGGCCGAAGGGTTTGTGGTCTCCAACTGCGGGGTACGCCTCCTGGCCTCTGCCCTCACCCTAGAAGACCTCCTCCCCCGCCAACGGGAGCTGGCCGATACCCTCTACCGCCTCATCCCCTCGGGGGTGGGAAGCGAGCGCAAGGACGTGCGCTTCAGCAAGAAGGAGCTTAAGGAAATCCTCAAGGAGGGAGCTGGCTGGCTCATCCGCCGGGGCTTCGGCTACCCGGAGGACCTCCACTTCATCGAGTCGGAAGGCCGCCTCCCCTGGGCCAACCCCGACAAGGTCTCGGAAAGGGCCTTCGAACGGGGGGCTCCCCAGATCGGCACCCTGGGAAGCGGGAACCACTTCCTCGAGGTCCAGTACGTGGACCAGATCTACGACGAGGAAGCCGCCGAAGCCTTCGGCCTCTTTCCCAACCAGATCACCGTCCTCATCCACACGGGAAGCCGGGGCCTCGGCCACCAGGTCTGCCAGGACTATGTGGAAAGATTCCTCAAGGTGGCCCCCCGCTACGGCATAGAGCTGGTGGACAAGCAGCTGGCGGCAGCCCCCATCCAGAGCCCGGAGGGCCAGGACTACCTCCAGGCCATGGCCGCCGCCGCCAACTTCGCCTTCGCCAACCGGCAGCTCATCGCCCACTTCGTGCGGGAGGCCTTCGAGGCGGTGGGCTTCCCACCCAGGGAGCATGGCCTAAGGGTCCTCTACGACCTGGCCCACAACAACGCCAAGTTTGAGGAGCACGGGGGAAAAAGGGTCCTGGTACACCGCAAAGGGGCCACCCGGGCCTTCGGCCCCGGAAACTCCGAGATCCCCCTGGAGTACCGGCATGTGGGCCAGCCCGTGCTGGTGCCCGGGGACATGGGCCGCTACTCTTATGTGCTTTCTGGAACGGAAAAGGCCATGGCGGTATCCTTCGGCTCCAGCTGCCACGGGGCCGGACGCAAGATGAGCCGCCACCAGGCCAAGCGGGTGGCCCGGGAGCGCAACCTGATCAAGGAACTGGCGGAAAGGGGCATCCTGGTGCGGGCGGCCACCAAGGCCACTGTGGACGAGGAGATGCCCGAGGCCTACAAGGATGTTTCCGTGGTGGTGGAGGCGGTCCAGGGAGCGGGGATCGGCAAAAAGGTGGCCCGCTTAAGGCCCCTCATCGTGGTGAAGGGATAA